The DNA window ACTTAAATTAAATTGCTGTCATGACCTTTTCATTTGACAAAAGCATTTGCATGAGGTCATTTGCTTTGGTCATAAATTTATCTTACGTTAGTAAATACATTGGTGAGCATGTTTtcctttccatttttctttgggAAAAGTGGAAGAAGGGGACTATCATGTGCGCGACTCGTAAATGTTAATAGAACTACAGTTAGattcttgaaatttttatagGCAAGATGGttcatttttatatttattttttcttttttgggcaAGATGGTTCGCTCAACTATTAGTCACAGTATATTTTGAGTTTGCTGACGAGAGTGTTTCACCTTGTTCTCTGTGGATCAAAACATAAGCTGTCTAAATAAGtcatgatattcatgacttgtTGCAGAAACATTTAATTAAGAATGTCAGCGAGTTTGCATGTTAAGCATGCTAGATTAACTTATAGTGGTTTGTCAAAGTTTCATTCTGTGCCACAAATATACATGTATTTTGCTGTTTGTGTCTGCTAATGTTGTAACAGATGGAAAGCTCCTCAATTAGGGATTGTATTCTTTTGCCCATATGAGCTATCTTTGCTACTTTTCGAATTTTTTGCCATGCTCACACTCTTTCTCGGAGGGAGAGCTGGGGGAGGTAATTAGGAGGGTACTTATTGTGCAATGCCAAGCTTGCACTTGGTGATCTAGAGGCCTATGTCTTTCCCTCTTCCTACCCTGCCACAGGTGCCTTGTGCACTGGATGTTTTCATTATGTACTTCCCTTTGCGTCAGTCTGCATATGCATGTAACTCATGAGACAGTTTGGATATTAGATGCTGTAAGTCAACACTACCTACTATTGGTGAGGGCAAGCTCTCATTAAAAGAGAATTTTGCCAGCAGGCAACTGCTCTGTTTGCAGCATGAAATTGGTTTGTGTGGTTAGAGAGTAGCACATTGGTCATAAGTTGTAAAACTACATCTTATCTGCGGGAGTTTGCAAAACATTTGCAGGAACGAGTCAAAGAAAGAGCCTCTCAGACAAAAGATACGCTGCAGTTTACATCTTCTGGACAACTGTTGGAAGTAAGGATCTCAATGCCAATGATGAATTTTTCTATCTATGGATTTTCTGCAGTATATATGGGGTTTATATTACATGGATCTTTGTACGAAGTGTTATTCTGATATTTGTAGGACATGGGAAATACTGGAGTTGGAAGTGCAGTTTCCTTTAGTGATGATGAGGACACCAGTGTGTTGTCTAGTTCAAAGGCCAGGACAAGAGGGTGCAAAGATGCTTCTGATGTTGGTAAGACTACCTCCAGAGGCAGAGGacgagggagagggagaggcaGAGGCAGGTCTTCTACCAACTTAAAGCAAACAACCCTTGATGTGGCTATGGGGTTGCGCCAGTCGCAGAGGTATGGCCCTGTTCTTTTGTGATTACCATGCTGTTCTTTTGGTTCCTTTTTCCAAGCTGATGACTGTAGACATGCATAGAAGAACTTCTGGTTAGCTTGCTTCGTTATATTTGTCAGAAGAGGCGGGTACCTTTTTGTTACAAGGCTAAATGTATGGTTGGGATATTTGTATGTGACTTGAGGAATTCACTAATTACATATGATGTGGTAGTTCTTGAACTGATATCAGAACTAGAGCCTCCTCACTGCAATCATTTGTGCTTGATGAAGCCTTCCTTGAGTTCTACTCTGATTGACATTAGCTGAAGATCTTGGAGTTGTTACTTCATTCAACAATTTCGATTCAAGAAAGTTATGATGCAACACTTTAATACTAAGATTTTAGAAAGATCTTGCATTTATTGGTTTTCCGTAATTTTATTACATTGTGTCCAAGTTCCTACCTTCTGGTAAAATTTGGTTCTTGCTCTAGTGGTTTCCACTATTGAATTTCTTTTCAACATTCATTGTGTACGTGTGATCTGCTtagaaataaaaaggaaaggtACTAGACTTGCGAAATGCAGAGAGTTACTTAAAGTCTGCTGCATTATGTAGTTACGATcggtttttctttctctttgctGATTTTTTCATTCTTATAAGTAGACTTGGCAGGAAGCTGAAATACAAGAAGTGTAGTGGATAAAGCTTCCTTCATCCTGATGTTTAGGTTTATTTCATAGCTTTCAGTTACATACAAGACGTAGACTAAGACTTCCTTCAATCTGATTTTCACACTTGTTGGTTGAATTGAGCTGCTGAGCAATGCATTTGTTGGACCTGAATTGAAAATGTTGTGCTTTGCTTGTGAGTTTTGCCATATATTTGAAATAAGATCAGGGATTAAGCTGGTTTTTTTTGGCTGGCTTAGTGGAACAGTTTCTTTGTTAATCATGATACTGATAAAATGACATCATCAGAGTTCAGAAGTTTAGGCACTGGAGTTGGACTTGTTGGTCTTGGCCTGGCTGTCTAGCAATGACTGCTGTCTATGTTTTTTCTTTGTTGCTCCTTTTTGTTCACATTCTCTCTAAATGAACTTTTGTCTGGTTCCGGTAATATTTAGATGTATTTCCTCACTGACTTTGTCTCAACACATCTGATTGATATTGCAGAACTCAAAGCATTATTGCAATACTTTTATAGAATTGGAATTGTAGCTTGTGAATTAGCTATTGGTTTATAGTGCCATGTCCATGCAGTTGAAAGCTATGAAGCAAGAAGTTATTTAGTTTCATGTTCTGTAGTGTGAAGATATAGTCTTCTCCATGAACATCTGGTTGACAGTATGGAGAAATTCTTTTGATGACCTTTTGCAGATCCGCATCAACTGCAGCAATGGCATCCGTGCGGACCATCGCTGAAGATGAGGAGAATGTGGTTTCTTCAAGTGATGATGGAGCAGAACATTGCATAAATGACATCGAAAATAGTTcggtatgatttttttttttcattatatgGATAAGAAAAACATCCTCTGTGAGCATATGTGCGTTTTATTTTACACTTCAAGGTAGAGACTCTGTCTCTGGTTAACTTGAACTATTGGTGCATAGCATGAGTAGTTCCAACCGATTTACTTGTGCCAGGACTCCTTGAAGTTTCAAGCCAAGTTGCTCTTTTTCATATTGCTATGCTTTTCTATAATAGACTCGCCTGATATCCTTCTTGAATTGGATGCTACTCTGCTTAACGATGGGTTAGATATGCTTCATAATGGCTGGTCCTTTTTTGACTTGTACATGATTTGGCTCTAGATTTGTATGTAGGTTCTGAATTTTAATACACCAACCAGTATTAACATATTTCTGGAATTTGAAAATGTGTTCTATTTAATTAGGATCCAGAGGTAATTAGCAATTGAATATTCTGGATGAGATCATATTATATGCATAACGTGTAATGTGAATTTGACATGGAAACAAAATGCATGTGTAATGTTTACATGATGAGTTAAAAATGATATAAGATAGCACAATATCTCCTCTAACTTAGTCTTGTACCATATAAATGCTTGAGTACAAGAAAAAAGTATATAAAGATGAGTTACAAACTAGTAGAGTACCCAGATCATATCTGCCTGGGTCTAATGTTTTTGCATGTCAAACCGATGTATCCTGTAATTGGGTCATTTATGATTTTCGCACTTAGATTTATAGGTATTTGTTTAGGAAGTGGATACAATTTAAATTGTTTTCCATGTGCACCTCCATGCTTTTGACTAACATGTAGATAAGTATACGCAAGTTTTAAACTCTGTCTCTAAACTATCTTAATAGTATACCAATGCTTACACACCCTTAGCAAATAATTTTGTTTTGGCTTGTTATAGGAAGAAAAATCTGTCCGAGGCAAAGGACAGAAAAGAGCTGCTCCAAGGGGAAGGGGTAGAGGTTCTACAACAGCCTCTAAAAGGGGAAGGAAATCAGATAACGCGTCTTCTTCATTTCACAAGATGCTCATGAACAGAGATGACGATGACGACGATGACGATGACGATATGGCAAAGAAAAATAGATCTCAAACTCGGGTAAGTGACATTCAAAACAAACTCATGTTTTAGGGTTTCCTGCTGCTATTGATGTCACCAAATTCTAGAATATGTTGCTGTAAGAACCAAGATCCCTctcctttcaaaattattgcAGTTGAATCTACTGTTGATGCTTTCCTTGTCATGTTAATTGTGATTACTTGCTAGTTCCTTTTGTTGCTTTTGCTTGATGAAAGCAATTGATTCTTTCCACATATGCTTACATATTAAAATCCCTGACCTGCAatttattctagcattttttcgCACTTTTTAATATGTAATTGAAAGTTGAAACCGTAGTTTGAATGATATGTACAGTTTTACGTGGTCAAAGCATGTAGTGCCTGAATATCCACGTTACCATATTCTAGGAATTCTCTTCGGTGGATGAATTTGATATAAGGAGTATGATCCGTAGTTATTTGTTCTTTTATGTACTTTATGTTCCCAGGCATTGAGCTGCATCATTTTATCTTTAAGGAAAGATGAGAAACTTTAGAACTACAAAAATGTTACAAAAATTGTCATTTTTGTAGAGTAACCATTGTAATTGTTCTTTTTATGCTTTGACTAATTAAAACTTTCATGCATGTAAGCCTCTCCACCATTGGTGTCACCTTTTCTTCCGCATGGTTCGGCACCTAACTTCTTGCATAAAGTATTTATTGCTGATTCATATAActtttatttagtttttttttttaattttaatttgccACTGATTTGATCAAATATTCTAAAGTTAGAATTTAATGCTTGTAATATACTGGAATAAAAGTATTCCAATATTCTTTGAGTGGAGAGTTTGTCGGTTGAATATGTACAGGTCAGCCGTCAACCTTTCTTAAGATTTTAGGTATTCGACCTAACGAGCAATTCTGATTGTAGGCCACAAGGAACTATGGTGCTTTGAGAAGGTAATTGTCATTGAGGCGCCTCCTGGACATGGATGCAGGCTTCCCCcatctttatttaattttcatGTATTTGTACTTAAAACACCAGAACAGTGTGAGTGAGAATTTTGTTGTGGAAACCGGAGCTGTACATATGTCTTCGGTCCAACTTTTCCGCTAGATATCATTGTACTGATAGTAATGGAAAATCCGCTTGTGAGGCCTTCTATTCTCAGAACTCTGGGAGGTTGTTTAGATTAAACAACGCTAGAGATCACCTATTGCAGTACATAATTTCTATTGCTTTAAAATGCAGTTACATCTATAACATCTGACATTTCGGTCACAAGAAAAATCCGGTTGATGCATACCAGAGATGAGAGTGTTTAACAAAGATGGATCATGTGCTTCTTAGGTAATCATCATGGGTTCTGCCTTCGCTTCAAACAAGGGATCCCCTTACATTGCCGGTCCGTGCTTGTCCGCTGCCTTAACTTGTTCATTGAGTTATGATGAGGACTAAGTAAGGACTCTCCTGCTTGCCATCTTCAACAAGTGAAATAGCCATCTTCGAAACAGATTCTACCGACCACTTTTCTGAATCGGATTTCCCAAACTGACGTCAACCCATGCACAGCCCATCCTTCTGCTGCTACGTTGCTAAGCTAAGCTTGTTCCTTCTAGATCTAGATTTTTTAACCAcattttttatcttacatacataaAATGTCTACAGTAAATTTCCTATGAAACCTCCAGAAAAAAGCGATTTCTAATATAAAAGTTGTAGTTTGCGCTCATGTTTAAAATTTGCCGAATTTTACTGAACCTTCACCGAGGAAAAGTCACCATCGCATTGAGGAACTCACTTTTGGGCTTTagagaaagaaaatgaggaTGGCAAGCCCAGCCCTTCTCATAATTTTGATGGTGACCCATTGTGCAGTTTCGTTTTGCATCTCGAATCAATGATGTGCCCATGGATTTGTGAGATGGGTCCGATTTTTTATGACAACCCAAGAGGTGAAAGCAAGGTCCACTACGTCTTTCTGGGTTTATTCTTTTTCGCGGTACAGCAAACTGCAAAAGGAAGGGAAATTGGACAGCTATGAAGGAAACAGGAATGGTCTCTTTAACTGTTGAAGCAAGTGAACTGTTGGTCTGAAAAAATTTCAATGGATCCGAGTCTAAAAGAGATATTTACCAAAGAATGGGGGTGGGGAAAGTGAATAAAAGCCTCACAAGTTAATTTTGTTTGGACAGGAtgttatttaaatatttatttgaattaattattattatattttttatgatgtgatgtatgtaaaataaaaaataattaaaaattatatttatgatataaataaaaaaattttgaaacttttttatGCAAGTCTTCCCATCCAAACAAACTCTTGGACCGGCGTCTAGTCTAGGGTTTATATAGCTCTTAAGCCAGTGACTCGGGTCCTTCCCGATCCCGGTTCTTTCTTTTTCACGAGAGTGGAGAGAAATTTGGTAGCAGTGTATTCATGGCGACGAACACCGGCATGGACGAAGACGAGGAATTCGTAACTCTAAGGTGTATGGAAGACGACGTTGAAGATGACGCGGAAGATGTGATTTCCATTTCAACCGCTGAGATTTACAAATGGGACTTGACTTCCATTCTCACTCACAGAATCGTCCAAATCAAAGCCAATCGAAACAGGCAAACTAATACTGACTGCCTCATCTTCCTTCCTTAACATGCTTATAATTCTGTACTGCTATTCTCATCCAGTTCAATTGCAGTTCCACTAGACTCTTCTTTTGGAATGAGTATTTCTTGACAACTTTTCTACAGGATCATTCAAATGTCTTCCTATTTTAGCGGTCTCTTATCTGGAAGCTTTAGGTATTACTGTTCATCACTTTATCAGTAGATTgatcagaatttttttttttttaccggATATAAAGTATTGTGATATTTTAGCTCTTTGGTACCTATTTGGTAGCTattaaaacatttttttttgttgatttctgcagtgaatCTTGCCTGgatttggtatcaattcattgGAACGCACAATCATTTTTGAGTGTTTTGAGGTTCATGTTTGGATATTATGTGGAGATCACCTCTGATAATTTTATTCTTCTCTATGAGGTAAGACCATAAGAGGTTATAACATGTTATTGATTTTGACAACATTTGACAGTTTGGCTTAGAAGCTTCATTTGAACTTGGAATCCTgctttttgtcaaaaatttatGTGCTTCAAGCTGTCATACGCCGCAAACATCACGAAagcttatacatatatatatatatatgtatatattccTTCTGTTTGAATGGAGAGTTGATGGTACAAAGTGGAAAGAATGCTCCTAACTTCTTTGTTCAAGATGGATGAAGGGTTTAACTTGATAATAACTGGAAGACATACACTAAAATTGATGCTTAGGTGGACAATAACAGAAACAACGGTTCCCACAAGTGCAGAAGTACATAAGAATATCACGAACACCAACATGTTTCTTCTTGAAGTTGTAGATTTGATCTAACTAAAGTATTTATGTTTCCGTTCGTGGCCCCTTGGCAATTTGGCTCCTCATGAATCTTATTTGTTCAACCAAACtctcattttatttctttggaCAATTTTTAATTCCCTTGAGGTTGTCATCATGATACTCGAACTGAACGTAATTGGTATAGAACTTAAGCAGATTCAGCACCTGCATTTATATTCATCTAGACCTAATCTCATCTAGTAATGCATGATAACTGTGGGAGCCAAACATTCATCATATTGGCCTTCAACAGTTCGAAAGAACATCAAACTTCATAAAGTTAGTGTGTCCATAGATAATATTTTCGGTTAAATTGAAGACAGTGTGGCATTAAGTTGAAGGATTTTACAACAGAATTTTTTCAGTAATCATTGTGCATGTTTTTTTTCATTATTCTGCTTCATGAAAGCATGTTGTTTTTGGAAATTCATCCATATTCATATTTACACCAATGAAAGAATGGTTTCAAGTTTGTTGCTGAAACATGTCAAACCCATTGTGTAATGCAGTTTCTCCTGGAAATAACTTGTTCTTTCTTTATTTGACATCTTTAAGAGCTCTGTATAAAGTCATTTTGAATGGAAGAGTTATATTTTGGATGATAATGACTTGGTGTAATTTTGGGATGACAAAACCTTCATGTATTATGTAGTTTTTTCTGCTGCCACTGTACTACTCTAATatgttttatattttaaagtctAGATGGACAAGAAATATGACTTGTTTCTGAGATGATTCATTTGATTCTTCAAACTTGCTATTTATATATCAGGCTGCTCTATTTTTTGGAGTGGAATCGCTGCTCTTGCAATGTCAGCTTTGGTTGAGGGAAGTAACATCTTCCAAGGACCCATTGACTCCAAAACTACAAGTAGATGCTTTGATCCGTGTTTGGAAGTATGGTGTAGAGCATGGTAAGGAAGATTTTTACTGCTTGGAAACTATGAAAATGGCATTTATAAGATCTTGTTTGTTAGGTTGTGTTTTGACATGTATGTTATATCATTCcatcttatagatgaaaatggAATATGTTGCAGCAAATGATTTGATTCTACATCTTTGCACGAGTTATCTAGCAAGGAACCTCGTAAGTGCTTAGGATTGTGGATTTGTTATCCCTGCCAAATCATCTACTTCCATTACCAATTGTGCTGGtcccttcttttcttcaatCTAACTGGGTATATTATACTTCTCCAGAAGTGGGCAATGTTGTGTGACTCTTTTTTGGATGTTCCTTACCAGTTACTGAATACATGCATTCAACATCCCGAATTGACCATAGATAGGTTGGATTTTTTGCTTTTTTAACTTCCCATTGTAGTAGATTAATAGTGTCAATTATAATGCTGATATTAGTTAACCTATCCCTAACAGCGAGAAATTTCTGTGTGATGCCATTCTTCTCTGGCTTGCTGCTAACATCCGAAAAAACGCTATTGAAGATGGTTGCACTGGCATGTTGCGACAGGTATCCTTTAGAGCCATTCTGTTTATGTCTTGGATCGGTAGGTAGATGCTTGTTCACTATCATAAGAATCAGTTAAGAGTTTCTTTTTTTAGTGGTTATTAGATCTTGAGCGAattgcgcgaaatgtcactaaactatttcaaagtgccggttctggtcactaaacttttttattagcgcGAAATGTCACTGAACTAGTAAATCTGTACCGTTTTGGTCACTCCGTGTATTTGTGCCGTTAGGAGAGACGGAAATCAACTTTTTGAGGGGCAAATTCGTCTGCACAGCCTTTTCCTTGAAGCTTTTACATAATCAATGGTTCCGTATCCGGCAAAGACATAAAGGAGATGGCCGATCTGAATGGCGGCACCGTCAAACTTCAACCAAAAAATGCAGGCACTATTTTTCAATTGGAAATTGGTCTCTGACTCTCTGCCTCTTTCAGTTACCCACTGCCCAGTTTTGATTTCTGTATTCTTTCACCATTTGTAACAAAACCACAGAGCACCAGCTCCAAACGGTAAAAATTGGAAATTGGGATCTGGGATGTGGGGACTGGCTTCTTTTAGATTTTAGATACTCTtgattccttttcctttttttttcccctttttaacGTTTGGGAAGGGGATTGCCTTCCTCGTGTCtttattttcccttttgtcATACATCAGAACTTATTCAACCTAATTACTTCTTGGGAAATAATTTTTATCCCATTATGCAGAAaagaagaaaaccctttttcttATTTAAGGGTTTAACATGGTGGGTTTGAAGTTTAACTTCGGAATCTGCTTCTATGCGGAAGTACAAAAGCTCCCTAGATGCATTTGCTCAGATCTTGAAGAATGAGGGTGCAAGGTCTCTCTTCAAGGAAGCTGGTGCAAACCTCTTActgattttgaagaatgaggGTTCAGGAGTTGGTTTTTTACCTCAAGATTTCAAAGATTAGGCAATGAGAAAATCTCCCATCTCAGAGAAGTTTCAACCTATCCAACAAATCAGAGATTCCAAAATAGTTGGTAAACCCATCTCAGATTTGGGCACAAAATCACAAGAGTCTGATGGAAAGTTCAACTTTGAACATGAAATATGCATCTGTTAGAATATTGAGTACCTTCTACAGCAGTTGTGTCAAGCCTGAATCTGTTAGGTGAAATGCTAACTGGACTTATTTATTGCATTGGTCAACACGGGAAAGACGAGAAGGAGACCTTTGTTAGTGGAAGCACAGTTTACTCGTATGGAaatgcccaggcagtcattttccagattaTGCCAAGGTCCCCACCATGAAGACTGGCTTTCCATCTCATGCTTTATTTACGGTTGGGAAAGGTAAGTAATGATAAAGGGTGTTCTTTGTTACAAATGGtggaagagggaggaggaggaagaagaaagaaaaagggagtgGAAGGAGAGTTGAGGTGGAGGTGATGGCGGTGGGTGGCAATGTAGGTGATGGGTGGTTGTGGGTGAAGAAAAATGAGGGCATAAATTTTTTAACAGTTGTGTAGACAAAATTACCCCTTAAAAAGTGATTTTCCGTCTCTTCTAACCACACAAATACACGGAGTGACCAAAACGGTACATATTTACTAGTTCAGTGACATTTCgcgctaataaaaaagtttagtgaccagaaccggcactttgaaatagtttagtgacatttcgcgcaatTCGCTCTTAGATCTTCCAAGGACTGTAACCAAAATGCATTGTGAGGCCATTTTTTACTGATTGGAATAATAGATATTCTGATTTATAGATCTTCGAAATAAGATGAAGTTTCAACATGCTCATATTCTTTTGTTATCATTATTATTTAAATTTGGTGCAGTGTTGTTCTTCTGCCAAAGTTTGAATGCAAAATCTCCTATGGCAAATCATGGTCTGTAAATAGATTGATTGTCTTTCTAAAGGTTGTTTTTGGGAATTGGGTTTGCTGGTGATGTTAACCATGCAAAATCTATCTATACAATCTTACAAACTTCTAAGAAATGTATCACTTATTCACTGAATTGTATTTTCTCGCATTTAAGTTGTGCATTGCTGCTTGGTTTGAATGACTGAAGACTGCAAAGAGAATATAATAGTAGGCTTTGGATGTCATTGTGATATTGGCAGAATAAGAAGAGTAAACAAGTTTTTTAGCCATAAGATGTCTTTTGATACCCAATTTTCCTTGTTTTACATAAAGAAACTATTCCACTTTGTGAAAGCATCCTATCAAATGAATGGTCAAGCAAGCATATTAGTTTGATTATCTATCCTATTAATTTCAAAATGGAGAAAGAGTGTGGCTCATGCAAAGCTTGGTTACTGGAAGTTAGTGACAGTAACGTGCTCTTTCAAATTGCTAGGTTGGGTAACTGCTCCAAGATATTGTTCTTGTTATGAGTCATGTAGTGAACCACAAGCTATATGCGCATCTGTAGTTTACCAATTGAAATGTATAAATAGTGAGTTCATGTCCGCTAAAATGTTACCGGCAAATTGCAATTTGACCTTAGAATTTAAATTTATTCTCCTGGAAAGTATTATTAAAGGAAAATGGTGCTGGAACAATTTACCTTGCAGGTACAGGAGGGAATAAACTTTGCATCTAATTCATCTACCTCAAGAATGAACGAGTTGAATTGTCTTTCTGAGTTGCTGTTTCTTGACCTAGCAAAGTCGTATTCTTGAAATTACCAGGACTAATTAAGCATATCAATTTCTCCTCAAATTTTTCTTCTAGTGCTGCATTGGCAAAATTGTGGTGTCGTATTCCTTGATATATGTTAACTGATAATATTCATGGGAGCACCCATGATATTTTCCTAGGATagtgggtttgtttggataccgcattttttcaaataatattttgcttgcatcgtgaatacatttttcaacccaccttttatattcccaatcatcttcttatctcacatacatcacatcacaaaaagtgctacagtaattattccaaataatatttcaaataacctctatccaaacaaaccagtTTTTAAAATTGTGGTGTTGTATTCTTTGATATATGTTAATTGATAATCATAACATTGATAATATTCATGGGAGCACGCATGGTATTTTCCTGGGTTCGTTTGGATACcccattttttcaaataatattttgcttgcatcataaacacatttttcaacccacctttttatattcccaatcatctttttatctcacatacatcacattacaaaaagtgctatagtaattattccaaacaatatttcaaataacctctatccaaacaaaccagtTTAGGCTTGTAGACAATGTAGCATTTCAACATAGATCTCTCCCTATACTGCTCTTAAGTTTCTACTGTTTGGATTGAGTATCTGAAACTAGTGTCATGTTCTACATGGAAATTGCTGATAATGGCTATTAATATGTTTCATCAATATGTTAACTTTCTCTCTCACTATTGTTTTTGCAGATACGGTGTAATTGTTTGCCTCTGTGGTTTCTTGCTGGTAACTGTCTCTAGCGAGGATTTCTTTTAAATATAACTAtcttaattcatttttttaatcttaAAAACTAACTTTATCTAAGTTGCTTTTTTCTTAGGTAAAAGAAGATGCTGCTTCTTTGCAGAGTTTGCTGATGAAAACATTGATGCTATCCTTCAGCTAGCTGGACATCCTTCTATCGATGTGGGAAACATATGTGCAGATTGTGATTTGAGTTGTATGCAAATTCGATTAACAGAATTTACTAAGGTTTTACTCATCTGCATTTTTTACCCCTTGTAAATTATGTGGGCCGAAACACACATACAGATATGAGCATGCTTATATGTGTGAATAAAACATATTACAGTATGCAGACACACAGATATCCTGATCTTTAAAATGGGTGAATTGTTTGAGGCTTGCCTTGATATTCTCTTTTATGTCTGTAATGCTTTTGTACATCTGGTGGTTTCTCATAGTAATTGGTAACTTACTGATCCCTAGTTCACCATGCAGAAGGTGGATCTTTCAGGTTGCCCGCAAATTAGGCCTATTCTGCTCTTGTCATTACTTCCTCCTCTATACAGCAGGGATataatggaaagaaaaaaatttaagcgACCTTTGCTCAACCTTCAATATCTCAATGTGGATCACTTGCCAACTTTGACTTTTGAAGCTGTAGAAGAGGTGGATATTTCAAATTGTCCAATGCTGGATCTTGAGGATGCTCTCAAGTGCTTCTCCAAGTCCTTTCCATCCTTGAGGAAGCTAAGGGCGGTAAATTATGTAGACTTTGGAACTGAGAAGTTGATTCGCTTGTTGGCAAGATTTCCCCTTCTGTGCAACATTGACCTAACAGTGGATGTTAGCCCTCTTATACCTGCAAAAGTATCCGTTGTATCTTCACAACCTGCTCTATCTCCCCTAGGATCAAGAGAGTTCCCAAATGATGATCACTGCCCTTGGGATGCCTCGTTGAGTAACATGTCCAGACGACAACTTTCAAATATCACAAGGCTCACATTGCAGGGCAGAAGTGATATTGCTGGTGAGATAATCAAACTCACCTATTCCTCACGTGCTTGTTTATTATCTGGAATTGGAGCTGTCGAGCTCAGTTGAAAACAACTTTGGAAATTGATCTCCTCTGTCATGCACCTGTTGCATACAGTTAGAATGTGCtgttttattaagcctttgtacAATTT is part of the Coffea eugenioides isolate CCC68of chromosome 6, Ceug_1.0, whole genome shotgun sequence genome and encodes:
- the LOC113776228 gene encoding BTB/POZ domain-containing protein FBL11 produces the protein MATNTGMDEDEEFVTLRCMEDDVEDDAEDVISISTAEIYKWDLTSILTHRIVQIKANRNRIIQMSSYFSGLLSGSFSESCLDLVSIHWNAQSFLSVLRFMFGYYVEITSDNFILLYEAALFFGVESLLLQCQLWLREVTSSKDPLTPKLQVDALIRVWKYGVEHANDLILHLCTSYLARNLKWAMLCDSFLDVPYQLLNTCIQHPELTIDSEKFLCDAILLWLAANIRKNAIEDGCTGMLRQIRCNCLPLWFLAGKRRCCFFAEFADENIDAILQLAGHPSIDVGNICADCDLSCMQIRLTEFTKKVDLSGCPQIRPILLLSLLPPLYSRDIMERKKFKRPLLNLQYLNVDHLPTLTFEAVEEVDISNCPMLDLEDALKCFSKSFPSLRKLRAVNYVDFGTEKLIRLLARFPLLCNIDLTVDVSPLIPAKVSVVSSQPALSPLGSREFPNDDHCPWDASLSNMSRRQLSNITRLTLQGRSDIADSDLRKITKSCASLCYLNLNGCMSVTDSGISFVILNCILLRSILACDTYFGQESISALCSGVHNLEDHVEPQAKKPLHSFASKFHTLHIGGCMGVSEASLSELLSQTLMIKSVSLRETHLVDDALNRFPGCSLEMLDISETKVSSLALAHLIHRNPGLKCLKARGCKHLSLNFMDAEGREPSNLAYSSTELHSELGKSCQLEEIAVGWGFSFFSLESLKPAIRSLRTLVVGLGGSLGHDGLRLLPAFSPLLETLMIYFQVISDSLVINIMKTLRKLQVLALCYCFGQISSLSFQISMPNLRNLKLERVAAWMTNTDLIILTQNCPNLVDLSLLGCRLLNPESQDIISCGWPGLISLHLEDCGEVTAHGVSSLMNCRALEDLLLRHTGTGIPKNFIVLMASEMPMLRKMSLDICDARYGDFDIPDFSDRCFLSYVKIARCKLQRCSLDLHKLDIHKTPVHKETLLLVWDSKKLTRAVIKERL